One Deinococcus detaillensis genomic window, TGAGCGCGGTCACCGCGCTCAGGGCGGAGAGACTCCGAATCACGTGAATGTGCAGGACGGCGCGGGTGTCGACGCCCTGCACCAGATACGCCCAACACTGGAGCGAGCTATACCTTTGAAGAAATGGTCATCGGCACTGCAAGGTAAAACAGATTCGAAATCAACAGGAGAGGCGACGCCCGTGATGGACGCCGCCTCTTGACATACCTTGCTCCTCAAGTTGGGAGGCAGGGCAGCACACACATCACCAGAGGGGTGAGAAATGATTCAAGCCAACAGAGACGCCACTGCGACCATTCCCGCCTCTCCCACCGAACCGGCGCACAGCTTGAGCAAAGTTCCCGAGGTCGTGCTGCTGTTCTGGGCCATCAAGATTGCGGCGACCACCCTTGGAGAAACCGGCGGAGACGCCCTCTCCATGTCGCTAAATCTCGGCTACCTGCTCAGCACGGCAGTCTTCGCTGGCCTCTTTCTCATCGCGGTCTCCGCGCAGATGAAGACCCGGAAGTTTCGCCCGTTTATTTATTGGACGACCATTATCGCCACGACCACGGTGGGGACGACCCTCGCCGATTTTGTAGACCGCTCACTCGGCATCGGCTACGCGGGCGGAAGCCTGCTGCTCATCAGCTTGTTGCTTGGTTCACTGTACATGTGGTACCGCACCACCGGCAGCGTCTCGGTGGCCTCAATCACCACGCGGCGGGCTGAACTGTTTTACTGGATCACCATCATGTTTTCGCAGACGCTTGGCACTGCCCTCGGCGACTGGACAGCTGACCCTGTAGGCCTCGGACTGGGCTATACGGGCGCAGCGCTGATTTTTGGCGGTGCACTGCTGCTGTTGGTGCTGGCCTACTACAAAACCAAGATTTCTCATACGGTGCTGTTTTGGGCGGCGTTTATCCTGACCCGTCCGCTGGGCGCGGCACTGGGCGATTTTCTCGATAAGCCGGTTGACAAAGGTGGCCTCGCCCTTGACCGCTTCACCGCTTCCCTGGTGTTGCTGGCGTTGATCGTCGTCTGCCTGTTCTTGTTCAGGCAGCGGGCCAGCAAAGCCATGCACTAACCCGCTTCTGGTTGCTTCTGAGCAGCCCGCTGAGTAGAGCGAGCTACACTTCTGAGACGATGGTCATTGGCGCGGCGCGTTAAAAACAAAGCAGTGTCTCAAGGAAAGGGCGGCGTCCATAGTGGGCGTCGCCCTTCTTCCAACTTGCTTAGCACAGTGGAA contains:
- a CDS encoding COG4705 family protein codes for the protein MIQANRDATATIPASPTEPAHSLSKVPEVVLLFWAIKIAATTLGETGGDALSMSLNLGYLLSTAVFAGLFLIAVSAQMKTRKFRPFIYWTTIIATTTVGTTLADFVDRSLGIGYAGGSLLLISLLLGSLYMWYRTTGSVSVASITTRRAELFYWITIMFSQTLGTALGDWTADPVGLGLGYTGAALIFGGALLLLVLAYYKTKISHTVLFWAAFILTRPLGAALGDFLDKPVDKGGLALDRFTASLVLLALIVVCLFLFRQRASKAMH